The genomic interval CCTCTCCATCACCCACACAAATTGCTGATTAGGCAAGAGCTAACAGCACAATGAGAAGGAACCAGCaaggcttttctcctcctggGTTCCCACTCAGCCCATCTGTCCACAAGTCTCATCTCCCCGAACAACCCAGACAAGTCTCTGAGCACCTTCAACTGGATCCAGTGCTGGTGCCAATGGAATTGTGCCCATGGAGTGCAGCCTCTTCCATGGCACCAAGTGGAGAATATAAGCACCATGGAGGAAGCtggaccttgcacttggacaCTAAAGTCATAGCAGATCACACCTGACCTGTCTTGTGTCCACTTGGAAGGCATCTGTGGCAGCTTTTACAAGCCTGGAAGAtggatgccacatccctggaggcattcaaggccaggctggatgtggttctgggcagcctggtctggtggttggcaaccctgaacatagcaggggagttgaaactagctgatcactgtggtccttttcaacccaggccattctatgattctatgattctgtgaaagagaagAGCTCTGATGATCCCAGCATTTAGACCTGGGGACGTAGAACAACGCAGAGCATGTTTGGTTTGCTTGTATAGGTACAGCCTTGCCTTTCTTTCCTGGCCTTGAGAACAGTAACCAGATGAAGGGCTGTTTTGTCAGCTCCCTTGGAAAGCTTTCTATTTATAATGACTTTTGAGTCCATtacatgagaaatatttttgtcaggAATTGATAAAGCTCCCTGAGTGATTCAGTTGACACTCCAGAATACTTCATATCAAAGTGGTCTGTGCAACAAAACCCTGGACCTACTGAGGGCATGTCTGCATCCCAGAGTGACAGGTCCCAATCTCCCACTCTGTGGATGCAGAGAGGCTaggcaaagagcaggaaaacacaACTGGAGAGAAAGAGATAAACAAGAGGACTTGGAGCACTTTTACTGAAATTGTTTCTTGGCTGCAACCCagcattttgctgctttctccaaGGACTATGACCTCTGAAAAGtcattgacttttttttaacatatatcAGAAAAACTcgctgtgctgtttttttgttttttgttggtttgtttttgttttttttttcaagtgtggAGTCCTGCTGGCTTGGAAAGATTCTCAAAAGATAGACTGAGGAGCATGGAGAGCTCCAGGGTTCTCCCCATAGGACCATgcatgctgcccagggaagcatCTCCTGTCCTTCCCTCAAGGTCCGCAAAGGTTGGGAACCAAGGCACAGTGCCCTAGATTCCTTGCCTCCAGCCAAGCATAGATTTGGTCTATCTCAAGTTGAGcccaccagctgcagcagctcagcccgGGCATGGATCCATGCTgagcatcctcctcctccctgctgtggCCCCTCGCATGTCATggagtgagcagcagtgtggctctgCCAAAGCAAGCACCAATTACACTCCCTTCCCACTCATATCGTTTGTCTTGGCTTTTCCTCCCGTACCagccttcctccttctcctcctcaggATTATATTGCTGGAGCTGTCACTGTGCTTAATGAGCAGGGACAAAGCAGGGGAAAGGGCTCTGGGAAAGTTACGGTGGGAGACAGCCAAGCCTGGGGCACTGCAAGTGCACATGGAGCAGAAGGACCCTGGTGGGGGGAGAACACTTGAGAAAGAAACTCTAACCACCAGCAAAGGCAGAAGCTGAACAGGAGGGTAAAAAGGCTTGGTGGCAACAGCCACCAGCTGCCTAGGCCTCCCCGCGCTGCTCCCATGGATGCATCCTGGGACAAGATTGTGGCCACATCCTTCCTGCCCTCAAAAAGTCTCCCAGGTGCTCCTAACCTGTGTTCAAATAACAGTAGTGCAAGAGCATAGTGCTTGGCTGCTAGCCTTGCCACACATAGCCCCTGCATGTATGTCCCAAGCTTTAGCAGAAAGGAGCAATTTTGTTCCAACATATGTTTTGGGTGAAAGGGCAACTCCCAAGGGGACCTGAGATCATTTTATGGCAGCAAACCTTATGGCAGACTGGCTTGGTTTTAGAGACTTGATTGTACACAGCTCTGGTGCACAGACCTGAGAGTAAAGCAACCCAGGACTCCTAGCTCATTGGTGATGAAGGGCAGAAGCTGTGCCTTACCCTGGATGCACCTAGGAGCAGAACACTGGGATTTTCACCAGGTTGCACTTCCCCAAAAGCTCTTTCTCTTGTGCAGTCCAGCTGCTCACTGGTACAGAGATGCAGGCCAGTCTGAGCATGCTGTGCCTCACTTTCCCTCTACCACAAGGGCAAAGCTCCCATTCCCAGCAGCTGTACTGGTGGTACTGAAGTGGCTTGTTCTGGGAGGTGcaacacttcacagaatcacagaatcaccagggttggaaaagaccttcaagatcacccagtccaaccatccacccatcaccaacagttcccactaaaccatatccctcaacacaaaatccaaacgttccttgaacacctccagggtcactgactccaccagctccctgggcagcccattccagtgcctgacctctctttcagaaaagaagtatTCCTAACGTCCAGCCCAAATCTCCCCTTCCATGCTCCCTCCCACCTTTCACCCTCTGAAATCATCCCTCACCCCTGAAAGCCATTTTATCACCCTACATTCCACACACTCCCATACTCTGCACTGTTCTTTGGGCTCAAACACAAGGCAAGCCAACAACCCataggcttttctttttctttttatttaacaaaatcacagcttttttttttgctttttttttttttttttttttaagaagaaaggaaggaaggaagcagctaAATGCTGTAATTATTGCACTGAAGAGAACTAGCAGCAAATACCTGAACACGCTGTGAATACTGCTCCTGCATCATTGCCAAGAGCAATCTTTGATGATGGTGGCAGGCTTAGGGACCGAGAAGGATGGCAATAACCCTGAGTGATACCCATCACCCCTCGCATCCTGCAGGCCAAGCCATGGCCAAGTGGACACTAGTTGTtccacagcacccagcagtgccaggatgGGACATCTCCCCCAGTGCACCTTTGCCTGTTCCAGATGCCAGCCCTGACTCCACTCCACCTGTCAGGAAAGTGAACTGAGAGAAAGCTGCAAGGGAGTGAGGGCTCAAGAGAGAAACTGTACCACCTGTTCCCTGAGAACAACATGGAATCAGCACAGTGGCAATGGACATCCCCATCTCTCCCATTCATCCCTGTTCAGTCTTTACTGAGCAGCCCTTCCCAGGGATATAGAAGGGCTCAGGCTTGAGGCTGATGTTGGAAACCTAAGGGAACAGACCAGTGATGGAAATGAGACCGCAGGAAGGCTGAGATCCCAACAAACTCATCTGCAGATCAAATCAACTCCTCAGCCTCAGTAGTGGCAGGGGTGATGCTGAGAACCCTTGAGGCCAAGACTCCTGTCaagcagcccatggcttgggCAGATGCACATTTCTCAGTCACAACAGtggcagaaaggagaagaaagaacagaagtgctgtgcccagcactgcacactgaCACCAGTCCCAAGGAGGGCTGGTCCTGTGCACAACAGCAGGGCATACAAGCAGGGTAGGTTTCATGGCTTCACAAGCTTCAGATTCACAGCTGGgagtcagcactgctctgggtgctggggctgggcacaTGTTTCTGCATAGCTTAATTGCCTTGATTTGGGACctaggaaagagaaaaacccAGCTGGGATGAGTGTGGATCTAAGGCAGGAGCCTTCCCAGtgccccttccctgcagctgaAGTGGTTACCAGGACTATGGCCAGAGCCTGACCTTGACTGTCTCCAGAGACtggcatccaccacctctctgggcaagaAGAGAGCTTGCAAAGCACCCACAAACCTCATCCCAAACCTTCCCCACGGAGGTGCACATTGCCAGACGCCAGAAGCAGGGTTCTCTGCTTTGTTGCCAGTGCAATTTGCTGTGGCATCCATCAGTCCCGCTAGGACTGGGATAAGCTGTTTGGGGGCAGATCCAACCCATGCCCACGCTGTTCCCATTCCCCAGTGCATGCCTGAAGCGTGGCCCAGCTCCCACCTTCCCAGCAGATCTAGCGTCCAGCTTCTCTCGGAGGTGCAGCACCCACGGAGCTTGGGGTGGGGCACAGAGCCGCTTTCCCCTCGCGGTGATGAACCTGCCAGGTCcacaggggaaaagaaagagatgttCTGAAGATGTTCCTCCACAGCTTGAGTTCTCACCCACTGCCTCCATCACCGTCCTCCTCCACGTCTCCTTTATGATGACTTTCCTCCACATTTTCCCCAGATTTTCACCTCTCAGCAGGTTTGTCCTGCTCTGTCTGAGCCTCTGCAtgtcctttccttctctttggcATCCTTCCCTGTTCCCCTAACCCATCTCACCCCTCCTTCACCCTGCTTcgcctccctccctgcctcctgctTGCTCCATCCCTCACCCATCATGGAACTAGGGCTCTTACACGGTGGCAGGGATGTCGCAGCCATCCTGCACCAGCTGCATCCGGTAGTCCTGCACTATCCGCCGGGGGATGGGCTTCTCGCTGGTTCGCAGGCAGCAGTCGAGGACGTTGTTGCCAGCGTAcactggaggaggaaggaacaGCATACGTGTTATTGAGGTCGCTCCTGGGCTCCGTGGACAGTGGGGCCGTGGAGTGGGGCAGGAAGACGACCGCTTGGTGGGGGCAACCCTGCATGCCTAGAGCCCTCCCCTGTCCCCAGACCAGTGCTCCAAGTGCCAGGGGTGTTCCCCTGTTGTGCTAGGGACTGCTTaggcaaaggagaaaggaagcacGGGGGTGAAAGGAAGCACGGAGATCAAGTGTGCACAGGCTGGGCTAGGGCACAGGGGGGCAGGAATGCTCCGCCACTGTTCCCAGCACAGTTTTCTGTGTAGGATCCTTTGCGGACTTTGGGCAGTGCAGAGTCTCTCTGGGACGGGTTACCAGCAGAGCATTCAAGAGGGCTGCTGCAAAGCCCCAGCAGTGAATTCCTGTATTACTTCtgcaaatacaaaagcaaacaagaaattGGCTCCTAGCCCTTCTGCAAGAAAAGCACCCGTAAAGCTTCCTTCTTACCATTCAGGATACATCTCTGCACCAGGAGACTAAGGCAAAGAAGATGCAGCCGCTGCATTGTGTCACTGAGTCAGGCAGAGGAGGGGCTGCAGACGGTGGTGCTCTGGGCAGGAGAGGTGAGCTCTGCACAGCTTGCTGCGATCTGTTGCTGTGTTCTCCACTGCCTATTTATCTGTCCCAGCCCGTGGCTTTCACTTTCTTTTGGTGAAGACGGGTGGGAAATCACAGCAAGCAGCATGTTGATCTTTGTGCAGTTCCCGAACATCCCGTCAGCTTTCCTTGCAGCCAGCTGCTCAGCCTCCCCACAGCCAAGTGCCCTCCCAGGGCATGTGGGCTTCGGTCAAGATCCTCACCCCTGGCCCCTGGGAAAACACTTATGGGATCTCATCCCATGCATTTCCCACTCCCTCCTCCAGGACCTCTCTGGGACATCCCCACTGGATGGGGCTCATCCCCCAGAGATGAGTGTGTACTGAAGCTGCTTGGCTGCCTTTAAAGCTTCCAAGTTGTTTGCAGGAGCCTGGCTGCCCCTCCACCTCCATGCCCTCCCCATTCCCAGCACACCAGACACATTCAGAACTGCCTGAGCTTGGAGTGTCTGTGCAGCGCTGGTGGATGGAGTCTGGCTGAGCGTACATGCCAAAAGACAGTGTGGTTTCCAGGTGTTCCTGGAGCAAATGGGCTCATGGCCAAAGACAGCTGCATATCTTTCTGCAAGTGTATACTCTCAGCACATGGGCAGAAATCCCCTATGGAGGCTTGGCTGCCAGCACTCACTGCTCGTGCAGGCATCACCAAGAGCAAAGAGCACACTCCTGCTGCAAACCTTCAGAGCAGAGAAGAGACAGAGGCTGTCCCTCCTTGAGGTCACCGTCAGGACAGTGCCACCAACACCACCACCCTCAGccagcctgctccagccctggTGCGTGGTATGGGGCATGCAGCCTGTGGAAGGGACAGTGGAAGGGATCTCACCCCTGCCCCACAGGCATTTGGAGAGGTGTAGAGCCAGGGTCCTCTTGGAGGGAACTGGAGATAGGGAGAGAAGCACCAGCTGCACTCAGGGAAATGGCCATtaatatcaggaaaaatattgaaatctCCACCCCTGCACCCTCTCCATTGCTTCagcttcagcctttccttgcaCCTCGGTGGAGATTGCAACACAGGGACAAAGGTCTCCTTGGGGACAGGAGAtccctctgctcctctcagCAGTAGGAGATAGCGAGCTGCTCCTTCCGTAGTCCGGGATAGGAAGAGGAAGCTCCAGCCATGCCACCTGCCAAAGTGCCTCATTTCTGTGTGGCTGGCTGCTGGTGCCACCTTGTGCACGgcactgtgctttccatcagGAGAGTCTTTCCTCCAGCTGTGCCCGTGCCCAGCATGTCAGTACTGCCGGAGGGGACAGGAGGAAGCTGGCAGGCAGAAGGAGCAGTGCAAACAGGATGTGCAAGCATAGCTGCAGTCAGACCCTCCCACCTTCAGCACTCTCCAAGCTTATTAACTGCAAAGAAATCTTGGTGGGTGGAAGAGGAATTTAGGCAGCAGAGGATTAACATCATTCATCAGTCCCATGTGGATGCAGTCTGGTGCTGGGACCTGATATCCACTCATTCTCCCTTGATGCTGGCAGAGATCCTGTGGCGAGGAGGATGGTGCAGGATCAGCAGGGAGTGCTGGAGGTCCCCTCCTTTGGGATCTCTCCTCCTGGCACTTCTGGGGGCCCTGTCCTCATGGCAAAGGACAGGCCATGAGCAAAAGGTGTGGTGGTGCATCCTGGGGGCTGCGGGGAGAATAACTCCTGCAACACCtccagcagccctcagcccctGAGAGATACTGaggctctgctttcctgcatgTGACATGGAGCTTTCCCAGTGCCGAGTGGGTGAAAGCATGGCTGCTGGAGTCACTTCTGCTCCCCAGGAGGACCATGAGAGACTGAGGAAAGGGGCTTTCCACGTTGGGAAAAGGGGATGCGATGGGTTTCCCCCTCTGTTGGGGTCAGTGAGATTTCTAAGAAGAATGTGGTTAGCCACAAAGCACATCCAAGCGACCATCCCCCCCCACTCTGGTGTGATTTGCGCTCACTCctgaggaagaatttcttaatGAAAGCGGGAACAACGCATGAGGGAGAGAGGGGGCTCCCATAGGAAATCCAACCTACTGTTATACATCCCTTGGCTCTGTTCAGGAGGCACCAGTCATGCTGCTGTCCTCC from Lagopus muta isolate bLagMut1 chromosome Z, bLagMut1 primary, whole genome shotgun sequence carries:
- the LOC125686748 gene encoding C-C motif chemokine 19-like isoform X3 encodes the protein MYAGNNVLDCCLRTSEKPIPRRIVQDYRMQLVQDGCDIPATVFITARGKRLCAPPQAPWVLHLREKLDARSAGKVPNQGN
- the LOC125686748 gene encoding C-C motif chemokine 19-like isoform X2; protein product: MLFLPPPVYAGNNVLDCCLRTSEKPIPRRIVQDYRMQLVQDGCDIPATVFITARGKRLCAPPQAPWVLHLREKLDARSAGKVPNQGN
- the LOC125686748 gene encoding C-C motif chemokine 19-like isoform X1, which codes for MQRLHLLCLSLLVQRCILNVYAGNNVLDCCLRTSEKPIPRRIVQDYRMQLVQDGCDIPATVFITARGKRLCAPPQAPWVLHLREKLDARSAGKVPNQGN